The following proteins are co-located in the Lachnospiraceae bacterium genome:
- a CDS encoding LysR family transcriptional regulator has translation MTLQQLHYVITISETGSFNKAAELLYVAQPSLTSSIKELEKELGIAIFHRSGRGISLTSDGLEFMIYARQVYHQYEVLRDKYGRAGERKKKFGVSTQHYSFAIKSFVEMVKQFDTEQYEFAIRETKTKEVIDDVITSKSEVGILYLNDFNRKAIEKLLRTNQLEFHKLIDCEAYVYLWKGHPLAKNKQICFEELVDYPCLSFEQGAEGSFYFAEEILCTNEYTRMIKATDRATMLNLMIGLNGYTLCSGIICEELNGSDYTAVPFKIEEDMVGGRMEIGYIVKSNMILSSMGQLYTQELKRYLQQHHSK, from the coding sequence ATGACATTACAGCAATTGCATTATGTGATTACGATATCGGAAACAGGATCCTTCAATAAGGCAGCGGAGCTTTTATATGTAGCACAGCCTTCGTTGACGAGTTCAATAAAGGAGCTCGAAAAAGAGCTAGGAATTGCCATTTTTCATCGCAGCGGCCGCGGTATCTCGCTGACTAGTGACGGCCTTGAATTTATGATTTATGCAAGACAGGTATATCATCAATATGAAGTGCTGAGAGATAAATACGGAAGAGCGGGAGAGCGAAAAAAGAAGTTTGGCGTTTCCACGCAGCACTATTCCTTTGCCATTAAAAGCTTTGTGGAGATGGTGAAGCAATTTGACACAGAGCAATATGAATTTGCGATTAGAGAGACCAAAACAAAGGAAGTGATTGACGATGTGATCACCTCTAAAAGCGAAGTCGGGATTTTATATTTGAATGATTTTAACCGTAAAGCGATTGAAAAACTGTTACGGACCAATCAGCTCGAGTTTCACAAGCTGATTGACTGCGAGGCCTATGTTTATCTTTGGAAAGGACATCCGCTTGCAAAAAATAAGCAGATTTGCTTTGAAGAGCTTGTTGACTATCCATGCCTTTCTTTTGAGCAGGGCGCGGAAGGATCCTTTTATTTTGCCGAGGAAATCCTTTGTACCAATGAGTATACAAGAATGATTAAAGCAACCGACAGAGCCACCATGTTAAATTTGATGATCGGGTTAAATGGCTATACGCTGTGCTCCGGAATTATCTGTGAAGAGCTTAACGGCTCAGATTATACGGCAGTTCCCTTTAAAATAGAGGAAGATATGGTGGGAGGCCGGATGGAGATTGGATATATTGTAAAAAGCAATATGATTTTAAGCAGTATGGGGCAGTTGTACACCCAGGAGCTCAAACGGTATTTGCAGCAGCATCACAGCAAATAG
- a CDS encoding O-acetylhomoserine aminocarboxypropyltransferase/cysteine synthase has protein sequence MSSYKFETLQLHVGQEQPDPATDARAVPIYQTTSYVFKNSAHAAARFGLADAGNIYGRLTNSTQDVLEKRIAALEGGVAALAVASGAAAIAYTIEALAQKGDHIVAQKTIYGGSYNLLAHTLTNYGIETTFVDIHNLAETEAAIQENTKAIFIETLGNPNSDIPDIEAISKIAHQHGIPVVIDNTFGTPYLIRPIEHGADIVVHSATKFIGGHGTTLGGIIVDSGKFDWKKSGKYAPIAEANPSYHGVSFAEAAGPAAFVTYIRAILLRDTGATISPFNAFLLLQGVETLSLRLERHAENTKKVIEYLNSHPLVEKVNHPSLPDHPQNELYKRYFPNGGGSIFTFNIKGGQKEAHQFIDHLEIFSLLANVADVKSLVIHPATTTHSQLTEEELQDQGIQQNTIRLSIGTEHIDDIIADLEKGFAALN, from the coding sequence ATGAGTAGTTATAAATTTGAAACATTGCAGCTTCACGTAGGGCAGGAACAGCCGGATCCGGCAACCGACGCAAGGGCGGTTCCCATCTATCAGACAACCTCCTATGTTTTTAAAAATTCAGCACATGCCGCTGCGCGGTTTGGTCTTGCGGATGCCGGCAATATTTATGGAAGACTGACAAATTCAACGCAGGATGTACTGGAAAAGAGAATTGCAGCACTCGAGGGAGGCGTGGCTGCGCTGGCGGTGGCTTCCGGAGCTGCCGCCATTGCGTATACCATTGAAGCGTTGGCGCAAAAGGGCGATCATATTGTAGCACAGAAAACAATTTATGGCGGCAGCTATAATCTGCTGGCCCATACACTTACCAATTATGGTATCGAGACAACATTTGTAGATATTCATAATCTGGCAGAAACGGAAGCGGCAATCCAGGAAAATACAAAGGCAATCTTTATCGAAACGCTGGGTAATCCCAATAGCGATATTCCGGACATAGAGGCCATTTCTAAAATTGCGCATCAGCATGGGATTCCGGTGGTGATTGATAATACCTTTGGCACGCCCTATCTGATCCGGCCCATTGAGCATGGCGCGGATATTGTTGTACACTCCGCTACAAAATTTATAGGCGGTCACGGAACAACCCTGGGGGGAATCATTGTAGATTCTGGTAAGTTTGACTGGAAGAAAAGCGGAAAATATGCGCCGATTGCAGAAGCGAATCCAAGCTATCATGGGGTATCCTTTGCAGAGGCAGCAGGCCCGGCTGCTTTTGTAACTTATATTCGCGCCATTCTGCTGCGCGATACCGGCGCAACGATTTCACCCTTTAATGCATTTCTGCTCCTGCAGGGCGTAGAGACGCTTTCGCTTCGCCTAGAGCGCCACGCAGAAAATACAAAGAAGGTCATCGAATATTTGAATAGTCATCCGCTGGTAGAAAAAGTGAATCATCCTTCCCTGCCGGATCATCCGCAAAATGAACTTTATAAACGCTATTTTCCGAATGGAGGAGGATCCATCTTTACCTTTAATATAAAGGGCGGCCAAAAAGAAGCGCATCAATTTATCGATCATCTGGAGATCTTTTCCCTGCTTGCCAATGTTGCAGATGTAAAATCGCTGGTGATTCATCCGGCAACAACCACGCATTCTCAGCTGACAGAGGAAGAGCTGCAGGATCAGGGCATTCAGCAAAATACCATCCGCCTGTCCATCGGTACGGAGCACATTGACGATATCATTGCCGATTTAGAAAAAGGCTTTGCCGCGTTAAATTAA